A window of the Glaciimonas sp. CA11.2 genome harbors these coding sequences:
- a CDS encoding RibD family protein encodes MKPYVICHMLSSIDGHALTDGWARPFKKNAGDLYEKLAQQFKFDAWICGRVTMQEIAHGDDYQRGLAKAPVPRIHYFANRNADCYAISIDPHGKVAWKSNVALASHVVAVVTEAVSDDYLAYLKSINVSYIFGGKTEIDLAHVIATLANELGTKRLIVEGGPAVSGSFVNAGLVDEVSVLILPLIDGRGEHPASFEIAKDVWSQPTYLTLESADIQEGGGVWLRYKKQ; translated from the coding sequence ATGAAGCCATATGTCATCTGTCATATGTTGTCCTCCATTGATGGACACGCGCTCACTGACGGCTGGGCGCGCCCTTTTAAAAAAAATGCTGGCGACCTGTATGAGAAGCTTGCTCAGCAATTCAAGTTCGATGCATGGATCTGCGGTAGGGTCACAATGCAGGAAATCGCGCACGGTGACGATTATCAGAGAGGCCTGGCCAAAGCACCCGTTCCACGCATTCATTATTTTGCCAACCGCAATGCGGACTGCTATGCCATCTCAATTGACCCTCACGGCAAAGTGGCTTGGAAGAGCAACGTAGCGCTCGCTTCGCATGTCGTCGCGGTTGTGACAGAAGCGGTGTCGGATGATTATTTGGCCTATCTGAAATCCATCAACGTGTCTTATATTTTTGGTGGCAAGACAGAAATTGATCTGGCCCATGTCATTGCAACCCTTGCAAATGAACTTGGCACTAAGCGTCTTATCGTCGAAGGCGGACCCGCGGTGAGCGGGTCATTTGTAAACGCAGGGCTTGTCGATGAGGTCAGTGTTCTTATCTTGCCGCTGATTGATGGACGTGGTGAGCATCCCGCATCGTTTGAGATCGCCAAAGATGTCTGGTCGCAGCCAACTTACCTTACATTAGAGTCGGCAGATATCCAAGAAGGCGGCGGTGTGTGGTTGCGCTACAAGAAGCAGTGA
- the acs gene encoding acetate--CoA ligase: MANIETLSHETRVFLPPADFAKNAAISGMDAYNALCQEAATDYDGFWGRLARENLEWHKPFTKVLDETNAPFYKWFEDGQLNVSYNCLDVHLKNGNADKVAIVFENDGGDVVKVTYQQLYEKVCKFANGLKSLGVQKGDRVVIYMPMSVEGVVAMQACARIGATHSVVFGGFSAKSLQERIIDAGAVAVITSDEQVRGGKRLPLKAIVDEALALGGCECIKNVIVYQRTGGDINFNPGFDLWMHKLVSDQPEHCEPEWVSAEHPLFILYTSGSTGTPKGVQHSSGGYLLWAALTMKWTFDIKPNDVYWCTADIGWITGHTYIAYGPTAVGATQIIFEGIPTYPNAGRFWDMIQRHKATIFYTAPTAIRSLIKAADADEKIHPSQYDLTSLRLLGSVGEPINPEAWMWYHKHIGAERCPIVDTFWQTETGGHMITPLPGATPLVPGSCTLPLPGIQAAIVDETGHDLPNGQGGILVVKRPWPAMVRTIWNNPERFKSTYFPPEFGGNLYLAGDGAVRNKDTGYFTITGRIDDVLNVSGHRMGTMEIESALVANPMVAEAAVVGRPDDTTGEAICAFVVLKRSRPTGDEAKQIAKELRDWVAKEIGPIAKPKEIRFGDNLPKTRSGKIMRRLLRILAKGEEITQDISTLENPGILDQLKEAQ; encoded by the coding sequence ATGGCCAACATCGAAACTTTGTCGCACGAAACGCGCGTTTTTCTTCCACCCGCAGACTTTGCCAAGAACGCGGCGATTTCTGGCATGGACGCCTATAACGCCTTATGCCAGGAGGCGGCAACCGACTATGACGGATTTTGGGGCAGACTAGCCCGTGAAAATCTGGAGTGGCATAAACCCTTCACCAAAGTGCTGGATGAAACCAACGCCCCCTTCTACAAATGGTTCGAAGACGGTCAACTCAATGTCTCCTACAACTGCCTTGACGTTCACCTGAAAAATGGCAACGCCGACAAAGTCGCTATCGTTTTTGAAAACGACGGCGGTGACGTAGTCAAAGTAACCTATCAACAGCTATACGAAAAAGTCTGCAAGTTCGCCAACGGCCTAAAATCGCTCGGTGTACAAAAGGGTGATCGCGTCGTTATCTACATGCCGATGTCAGTCGAAGGCGTCGTCGCCATGCAAGCGTGCGCCCGTATCGGCGCCACGCATTCAGTCGTATTTGGCGGCTTTTCTGCAAAATCGCTACAAGAACGCATTATTGACGCAGGCGCAGTAGCCGTCATCACCTCCGACGAGCAAGTCCGTGGCGGCAAACGTCTGCCACTAAAAGCCATCGTTGATGAAGCGCTCGCCCTCGGCGGTTGCGAATGCATCAAAAATGTCATCGTCTATCAGCGCACGGGCGGCGACATCAACTTTAACCCCGGCTTTGATCTCTGGATGCATAAATTGGTCTCCGACCAGCCTGAGCATTGCGAACCAGAATGGGTCAGCGCAGAACATCCACTGTTCATCCTCTACACATCCGGCTCAACCGGCACCCCAAAAGGCGTTCAGCATTCATCCGGCGGCTACCTCTTGTGGGCCGCGTTGACCATGAAATGGACCTTTGACATCAAACCCAATGATGTCTACTGGTGCACCGCCGATATCGGCTGGATCACAGGCCACACCTATATTGCCTACGGACCGACAGCAGTTGGCGCCACGCAGATCATTTTCGAAGGCATTCCGACTTACCCGAATGCAGGGCGCTTCTGGGACATGATTCAGCGTCACAAAGCCACCATTTTTTACACAGCACCGACAGCGATTCGCTCGCTGATCAAAGCCGCAGATGCCGATGAAAAGATCCATCCATCGCAATACGATTTAACCTCGTTGCGCTTGCTAGGCTCCGTCGGCGAACCGATCAACCCAGAAGCATGGATGTGGTATCACAAACACATCGGCGCAGAACGTTGCCCAATCGTCGACACATTTTGGCAAACCGAAACCGGCGGTCACATGATCACGCCACTACCGGGCGCGACGCCATTGGTACCGGGTTCATGCACCCTGCCATTGCCAGGCATTCAGGCAGCGATTGTCGATGAAACCGGCCATGATTTGCCAAACGGTCAAGGCGGCATCCTCGTGGTAAAACGTCCGTGGCCCGCCATGGTCCGTACCATCTGGAACAATCCAGAGCGCTTCAAAAGCACCTATTTCCCACCAGAGTTTGGCGGCAATTTGTACCTTGCTGGCGATGGCGCAGTCCGCAACAAAGATACTGGCTACTTCACCATCACGGGCCGTATCGATGACGTGCTGAATGTATCAGGCCATCGCATGGGCACCATGGAGATCGAATCAGCCTTAGTAGCCAACCCGATGGTGGCCGAAGCAGCCGTCGTCGGCAGACCCGATGACACCACAGGCGAAGCAATCTGCGCCTTCGTCGTCCTCAAACGCAGCCGCCCAACCGGCGACGAAGCGAAACAAATCGCCAAAGAACTGCGTGACTGGGTAGCCAAAGAAATCGGCCCGATCGCCAAGCCAAAAGAAATCCGATTCGGTGACAACCTGCCAAAAACACGCTCAGGCAAAATCATGCGCCGTCTATTGAGAATCCTAGCCAAAGGCGAAGAAATCACGCAAGACATCTCCACTCTCGAAAATCCAGGCATTCTGGATCAGTTGAAAGAGGCGCAATAA
- a CDS encoding YqhA family protein: MSNDLNPVAKKPIGMLPNVIFMSRWLQLPLYLGLILAQCVYVFHFWVELSDLIGAIFGNAASLQHILDAVTIDGAIRPTKLTESTIMLVTLGLIDVVMISNLLIMVIVGGYETFVSRMNLENHPDQPEWLSHVNASVLKVKLAMAIIGISSIHLLKTFINANAYDTKTLLAQTGIHITFLLSALAIAWCDRIMTATQQSQRMNGGEH; this comes from the coding sequence ATGAGCAACGACTTGAATCCTGTAGCAAAAAAACCGATTGGCATGCTCCCCAATGTCATTTTCATGAGTCGTTGGCTTCAATTGCCACTATATTTAGGCCTGATTCTGGCGCAATGCGTTTATGTATTCCATTTTTGGGTCGAATTAAGCGATTTGATCGGTGCTATTTTTGGCAATGCGGCGTCGCTCCAGCATATTCTTGACGCCGTTACGATTGACGGGGCGATACGGCCGACCAAGCTTACCGAGTCGACCATTATGTTGGTGACATTGGGCTTGATTGATGTGGTCATGATCTCGAATCTGTTGATCATGGTGATTGTCGGCGGATACGAAACTTTTGTTTCTCGCATGAATCTTGAGAATCATCCTGATCAGCCCGAGTGGCTCTCGCACGTTAATGCGTCGGTGTTGAAGGTTAAACTGGCGATGGCAATTATCGGCATTTCGTCGATTCATTTGCTGAAAACCTTTATTAACGCCAATGCGTACGATACTAAGACGCTATTGGCGCAGACCGGTATTCATATAACGTTTTTGCTATCCGCATTGGCGATTGCGTGGTGCGACCGTATTATGACCGCCACCCAACAAAGCCAGCGGATGAACGGTGGCGAACATTAA